The DNA sequence ATCCCTCCCACCCCTACTCTTGAAATGCCATCTATAGACACACACTCCTTACTGCTTGGAAAGAGGAAAATCTACCCAGCAATGTCATAAATTTGATTGAAACTGTAGTGCTTAATTACCTCAGTCTCTAGACCTCCATGCAGAGGCTCGCCCAACCTCACCCATCCTTCTATGATCAATTCCCTAATGCCAAACAAGTTTTAAACAAGTAAACATTGCAGGATGTTTATGTTTGGTACATGAGGTCAAAGTCgttttttcttcatttctttgtttttaagcaaGCTTCTAGACCACATTGTTGTGGAAAATCTTTGTGAATAATGCACTGTAGTATTTAGGGAATTGGTGTGTgggtgtatatgtatatgtgtatgtaacGACTGTGTCCTAATTGCAACACAGACAATCTCCCATAGTTTGGGGACATGTTTTCTGTTGTTGCATCCATACAGACCTTTAGTTCTTTATGTTTCTTTGCAGGATTGGGAACAGCAAATCAGACATTGCAGCTGCTGAAGTGTTTTTCAAACTGCTGATAATCTATTTAGAACAATTATGCTTGCATTCTCTCTGTTGAATCACTTTGGCTTTTCAATCAATGAAGTACAAATTGCTGCAGAGTTAACCAATACAGCATATAGCACTTGGAGGAGGGGAGAGCCTCAGGCAGCAATAATAGTGCCTATGGCCCTACTTTGCAGAAGGAAGTTTCTCTGTTTGAACTGctgtcagaggacagtcctctattggGACCGGCGGTCCATGTCAaattaaaaaattttaaaaaccatgaGAAGGGGAGAGCAGATCAGCCTTTGAAATTGTCCATCAACAGTTTGTTCTCCAGGCGTTGCTTATCTCCCCTGGTATTATGAGATGTACTGCATTTCCATTATTTTGTACCATATATTTTGGAAACATGTTTGTCTGATTGCTATGCATCTGAGCACCTCTTAGGATATCCTATCCAAATTTTGCATGCTGGTTCCAGAGCTCAAGGAGCaagttttcatctatgtttggctATACAgtaattacagttacaggtaggtagccgtgttggtctgccgaagtcagaaaaaaaaaatccttccagtagcacctagagaccaactaagtttgttcttggtatgagatatctgaagaagtgtgcatgcacatgaaagctcataccaagaacaaacttagttggtctctaaggtgctactggaaggaatttttttaatggatataATTAGATACCATTTTGTTTCAAGATAGCAGACTGAACATTTCAATAGTGCACTGATTTGGACCCCCGATTTCAAAACTGCAGCatctttttttcggggggggggggggttcagcgtCTGGTACAAGTCTGCTGGTAGTAATTATATCAAAGTGTATCTAGGCTCATATGAATTGCTAGCcagcccccacccctgcccctctTGGTTTCGGTTTGCTTTGGGTCTCCAGAACagcaatcaccccccccccccggtacactCACCATTGTACAGCATGGTGACGATGCAGGGCATCCAGCAGACATAGAAAGCGATGACGACAGGCAATAGGATGCGGGCTGCAGCATCCAACTGCAGCACACAGCGCATCTTCagccctgcctctttccctggAGGGGCCCGGCCACCTTTCCCACGCCGGCACTGGGAGCGGGCCGCCAGCCACAGACACAGGTTGGCAAAGGTGATGGTCCCAGCAGCAGGGCAGAAAATGGTGCCCGCTATGAAGAGGGAGTAGGTGGTGTTTGAGCCATAGTCTGGCTCACACAGCAGGGCTGAGGCCGAGAAGCGAACTTGGAGCATGGCTCCCTGGCCCGGCACGGCCAGCGGCACCAGCAGAAGGGCCGGCAGGAGCCAGGCAGCGGTGATGAGGAGGACCACCCTCCTGTGGCTCAGCAGGCGCCTATAGTGCAGAGGGTAGAAAATGGCCACGTAGCGCTCCAGGGAAACGCCTGCCAAGGAGTAGAGGGAAGCCCCAAAAATGCAGCAGTTGATGAAGGCCACCACCCGGCAGGACGACGCCTCCCCTTCTTCTGCCATTGGCCCCACCACCAAGCTACGGTAGAGGTTGAGGGGCACCACCAGCACTGCCAGGGCGGTATCGGCCGCAGCCAAGGACAACAGCACCAGGCGGGTGCTGTGACTCCAGCCGGACACAGAGGAGGCAATGACTGTGATGATGGTCCCATTGCCCACTAGGGCCAGGAGCCCCAAAGCACAGATCAAGCTGGTTTTCACCATCCAGCTGCCGCACCACTGCTGAGGGCCACCATTGCTGGGGTAAGGGCCCTGCTGCCAGGGGGGACCTTCTTTAACTCGGGGGTCCTTCTTGGGGGGCTGCTCCCCTACAAGATCCTCAGGCGGCCTTGGCTCAATTGTTTGGGTTTCTTCCTTCCACTTCAGGTTGGGAATTTGTTTTCCCAGGGCATGCCCATCTCTCCTTGCATCTTTACTTTCTTGTACAGCCAACAGGTTTCCTTTTCTAGACTCCGGCTGCTCTGGTCCTTGAGTCACGGGAGTCCAGGCCTCACCACATTCTCCCTTTTGAGCAGCCCAGGTGCCTGCTAGctttagaagcagcagcagcaagatatAGCAGGGGATCATCATG is a window from the Lacerta agilis isolate rLacAgi1 chromosome 8, rLacAgi1.pri, whole genome shotgun sequence genome containing:
- the LOC117051088 gene encoding D(4) dopamine receptor-like, which gives rise to MMIPCYILLLLLLKLAGTWAAQKGECGEAWTPVTQGPEQPESRKGNLLAVQESKDARRDGHALGKQIPNLKWKEETQTIEPRPPEDLVGEQPPKKDPRVKEGPPWQQGPYPSNGGPQQWCGSWMVKTSLICALGLLALVGNGTIITVIASSVSGWSHSTRLVLLSLAAADTALAVLVVPLNLYRSLVVGPMAEEGEASSCRVVAFINCCIFGASLYSLAGVSLERYVAIFYPLHYRRLLSHRRVVLLITAAWLLPALLLVPLAVPGQGAMLQVRFSASALLCEPDYGSNTTYSLFIAGTIFCPAAGTITFANLCLWLAARSQCRRGKGGRAPPGKEAGLKMRCVLQLDAAARILLPVVIAFYVCWMPCIVTMLYNAVTHERVHGWVEMVALWLPIGSGFLNCFVYFWTNRSFRHKFQKIGHKLCWPCYQATEDQWQQQQQQQELPTISAAVSSITSP